The following coding sequences lie in one Arachis ipaensis cultivar K30076 chromosome B05, Araip1.1, whole genome shotgun sequence genomic window:
- the LOC110271967 gene encoding uncharacterized protein LOC110271967, giving the protein MMSGSRSGDLPSQSIGSHESNSSMRRRRKMKDQTCFCGLKTTIKKSGTRENPDRLFHACARYPKGSHCNFFRWVEKDGYVAGAETDAEVGGDYDEWRLNVSWRLDSLEGEVRAMKMLIMFLSVAVVVATVLCVSLLFTSISK; this is encoded by the exons ATGATGAGTGGAAGCCGGAGTGGTGACCTGCCGTCGCAGTCTATCGGTAGCCATGAGTCGAACTCTTCCATGCGACGGAGGAGGAAGATGAAGGACCAGACTTGCTTTTGTGGGTTGAAGACGACAATCAAAAAATCCGGTACAAGAGAGAATCCGGATAGGTTGTTCCACGCTTGTGCCAGATACCCG aAGGGAAGTCACTGCAACTTCTTTAGGTGGGTTGAGAAAGACGGGTATGTAGCAGGGGCGGAAACTGATGCGGAGGTTGGTGGGGACTATGATGAATGGAGACTGAATGTGTCATGGAGATTGGATAGCTTGGAGGGTGAGGTTAGAGCAATGAAAATGCTGATAATGTTCCTGTCAGTTGCAGTGGTGGTGGCTACTGTCTTGTGTGTATCACTGTTGTTCACATCAATCTCCAAGTAA